In the Desulfuromonas sp. DDH964 genome, AGCTCCCCTGGCAGCTCCCGGCATGCAGGGAACGGCCGGCGTTGCTGCCGGCGACACGCAGAAGGGAGGGGAGTATACGACAGGGCCCGGCAGCGCTGATCTGCCGGTGAAAGGTTTTTTCGTCGGGGGCGAGAATAAGAAGCCGGCTCTCCACGAGGGAGAGCCGGCGTTTAAGGAGACGGAGTGTGTTCTGCAGGGCGCGGGGACGATCGCCACCCGCCCGGTTGGCAATGCGAACAGCAGCAGTGAGGAGTTGAAACGGAAGGGACTCCATGGATCATTCCCGACCCGGTGACCGGTTGGCTGCAAGCGACGGAATGATCAGCCGATCTTCTCCTGCCGCTCCTGTTCGGTTTTACATTCGATACAGAGCGTAGTCACCGGCCGGGCCTTGAGCCGTGCCTCGCCAATCTCCTCTTCGCAATTTTCACAGATACCGAATTCGCCGAGTTCAATCCGCTCCAGGGCCTCGCGGATCTTCATGATCAGCTTGCGCTCGCGGTCGCGAATGCGCAGCTCAAAATTGCGGTCCGACTCCAGCGAAGCCCGGTCGGTCGGATCAGGGAAGTTGGTCTTTTCGTCGGTCATTTCGGAGACCGTCTTGCCAGCCTCGCGCACCAGATCCTCAAGTTGTTCCTGAAGAATCTTGCGGAATTCCTCGATTTTTGCCTTCTCCATGCGACGACTCCCTCGCTACCCAAGAATTTGACTAAAATGAACTACCCCGCAGCAAGCTACGGGGTATCAACAGCCTACACCCTTAGTAAAAATCGCGCAGCAAGCTGCGGGGAATTGAACCCAACTTTTGATTAAATGAAACCCCTCATTTTGTCAACCGAATAGCCCCGCCGACTCAGAGGCTCCCCCCCAACTGACCGTAAAGAATCAGGAGCAGCAGGAGGACCGCCAGCCAGCAGCTGACGATATCGCTGCTCTTGACCGGTGGCGCCGCGGCCATCGACCGGGTCTCCTCGGTGATCGCCTCCGGCGGCACCCGCTGCAGCAGATTGCGCACCAGCCCGGGAAAATCGGCGTAGGCGTTGGAGAGGATCAGGAAATCATCGCCGGCGCAGATGGTCAGAAAGACCCGCTTGCGCACCATCACCGTCTCCACCGCGGTCACCTCGGCGAGCAGCAACGACTTGTTGCGCAGCAGTTTGTGCGCCGTCAGCCGGACATCATCGAGCTCGGTGTGACGAAAGATACTCTCGACAAAGAGAATCAGCACCGGCAGGATCAGGGCGACCAGGATCAGGGCCTTGGCCGGCGGTTCGTCGCGGACAAAGCAGAGCACCAGCAGCAGCAGGCAGAGGCCGAGCAGCACCCCGAGGGGGAGCAGGAATGCCTTGCGAATACGGTAATTCAACAGTAGTGTCCGGTTAAGAAGTTGCATAGGCTCCGAAGTCCAAGTCAATGATATCGGGAGGCCCTAAGCCTGCGGCCGCATCCTCGGCGGCCTCGTTGCGAATATTGTTGCGAAGCTCACGCACCCTGTTGATGCTGACACGTTCGCCATGCTCTTCGTGGCAGTAGATGGCCAGCAGCAAATAAGTAATCAACCCTGCGAGGATCTGCACCAGCAGGCCGTAGGGACTGCGGGCAATCAGGTGATACACCTTGAGGTGGCGCTTCCACCAGGCGAAGAAGGACTCGATCGTCCAGCGTAGCTTGTAGATCAAGGCAATCTGCTCGGCGGTCAGATCGAAGCGGTCGGTGGCGACCCAATAGGATTTTTGGTCAACCTTGTAGCCGACCACACGCACTTCTCGTTCGGTCTGGTTGACATCTTTGGTGCCGAGCAACACCCTGGCGTCATAGAAAACATGACTGCCGGGGACAACAGGATTGGCGCTCAACTCCGTCTTACGAGAACTGGCTTTGATGCGGCAGACAAAGTGGCGCCCCTGATCCTGCCAGTCGTCAAAGTTTTTGTAACACTGGTAATAGCGGTCATAGACACCTGTCTGACCGGGAGCCACGAGCCGTTCCGCCTGAGGACGCTCGTCGCCCTTGCCGTCGGTTAATGTGACTTTCTGGGGGACACCACGACCGATATCGAACCCCAGGTGAACCTTGGCCTTTTTGGCTCCGTCTCGATAGTCCGCCCAGAGCATGGACAGCGTAGCGTCAATCAGCGAACCATCGACGGCGATCAGATCGCCGAGATCGGAGATGTCTTTGGCGACAGGAATCTTTTGTGAGACCTGTTTCTGCAGGTCTTCGTAAACATGAATCATCTGCTCCAGCCCTCGGGTATTGATCGCCTCAAAGAAGGCGCTTTTCCGGATACCGCCGGGCGGTGCAATATGAGTCGCGGCAAAATCTTCCTGCGTCAGAACCTGAAGCAGATGACGCCCCGAAGAATGCTCTTCGAGGTGATAGTAGGTCAGGATTTTCAACTGATCTTCAAACGTCATCTGCAGTGGCCTGTTGCCTCGGGCCTCAAGAACCGGGGCATGTTCGAGAGCGCCCTTGAACGGGGTAAAAAGTCGGACAATGGAGCGCCTGCTAAGCCGGGTACGGTGGCAGCGAACAAGTAATGACATTTTCGTAAATCCTCATATAAAATAGGTATTTACGAAAATCACCGCGCCGACTTCACGACGATTTGTCAAGCAAAAAATACGCTAACTTGTGAAAATATTTACAATTATCTGCAACTTTGGGTGAATGCAATTTGCTAACCGGACACTACTGGTAATTCAAGGTCGCGGCCACGAAATCATCCTCTCTTTGTTTCAAACAGGCCGGCCGGCCGCATCACGAATAAACGATCCGCTCTTGCCGCCATGCTTTTCGAGCAGCTGCACAGAGGCGATCTCCATCCCCCGGTCAATTGCCTTGCACATGTCATAAACGGTCAGCGCCGCTACCGATACGGCGGTGAGTGCTTCCATCTCGACCCCGGTGTTCCCAGTCACCCTGACCGTCGCTTCGATCCCGAGCCGCCCCGCGCCGGGGAAGGGGACGAAGTCGATCGCCACCGAGGTCAGGGCCAGGGGATGGCAGAGCGGGATCAGCTCCGCGGTCTTCTTCGCCGCCATGATCCCGGCGAGCCGCGCGACACCCAGGACATCGCCCTTCTCCAGGCTGCGGTCGAGAATCCGCTGCAGGGTGGCCTCCTGCATCCGCACCTCGCCCCTCGCCACCGCCGTGCGCCGGGTCGCCGGCTTGTCGCCCACCTCGACCATGATCGCGCGGCCGTCGGCGTCAAAATGACTGAATTTCTCCTCGCTCATCGACTTTTGCTCCTCACTCGAACAACTGGTCCAGCGCTTCCTCGGCGCTGCGCACCCCGCACAGGCGCATGCCCGGCGGGGACTCGAGATTTTTCAGATTGCCGGCCGGCAGCAGGCAACGGTCAAAACCGAGCCGGGCCGCTTCCTTGACCCGCAGCTCCGGCCGCGAGACGGCGCGAACCTCCCCGGCCAGGCCGACCTCACCAAAGAGGATGGTCCGTTCCGGGATCGGCCGGTTGCGATGGCTGGAGGCGAGCGCCGCCATCACGCCGAGATCGATGGCCGGCTCGACCAGCCGCACGCCGCCGGCGACGTTGAGGAAGATGTCCTGGGCCATCAGGGAGAGGCCGATCTTCTTCTCCAGCACCGCCACCAGCAGCGAGACCCGGTTGTGGTCGATCCCCATGGTGGTCCGCCGCGGGTTGCCGAGGGAGGAGCCGGAGACCAGGGCCTGCAGCTCGACCAGGATCGGGCGGCTCCCTTCGAGGGAGGGAACGACGGCGCTGCCGGCAACACCGACCGGGCGTTCGGCGAGAAAGAGTTCGGAGGGGTTGGCGACTTCCTGCAGGCCGGCCTCGACCATGGAGAAGACGCCGATCTCGTTGGTCGAGCCGAAGCGGTTCTTGACCGCGCGCAGGATGCGGTAGGGGTGGCCGGGATCCCCCTCGAAGTAGAGGACGGTATCGACCAGGTGCTCGAGCATCCGCGGCCCGGCGATGGCGCCGTCCTTGGTGACGTGGCCGACGATGAAGGTCGGCACCCCCTCGCCCTTGGCCTGCTGCATCAGCCTGGCCGCACACTCGCGCACCTGGCTGACACTGCCGGGAGCCGATTCGAGGGCGGCGGTATGAATGGTCTGGATCGAATCGATGACCAGGAAGGAGGGCCGGAGCTCCCGCACCCGTTCGAAGACCGCCTCAAGGGAGGTCTCCGCGAGCAGGTAGAGATTGGGGGAAGCGACCCCGAGCCGGTCACCGCGCAGCTTCACCTGGCGCGTCGACTCCTCTGCCGTCACATAGAGGGCCTTGCCGTTGGCGGCGAGGCGGTCGATCGCCTGCAACAGCAGGGTCGACTTGCCGATGCCGGGATCACCGCCGATCAGGGTCAGCGAGCCGGGGACAACGCCGCCACCGAGGACGCGGTCGAGCTCCAGGATGCCACAGCAGATGCGGTCTTCTTCGCTGATCTTCACCTCACTGAGGAGCTGGGGCTTGCCGGCCGGCGGCAATGCGCGGGCTGCCCCCCCCTTTGTTACCACCCGGGTCTCCTCGACGAGGCTGTTCCACTGGCCGCAATCGGGGCATTTGCCGAGCCACTTCGGGCTCTGCAATCCGCATTGCTGGCAGCTGTAGAAGGTCTTTGTCTGCTGGGCCAAATGTTTCCTCCCCCGAAAGTACCCGCATTCTAGGTGGCGGCTGCCGAGGTGTCAACTGATCCGCTTTCAGCTGATCCGGATTCGGCCCGGAGCATCCCGTCCAGACCGGCGC is a window encoding:
- the moaC gene encoding cyclic pyranopterin monophosphate synthase MoaC; this translates as MSEEKFSHFDADGRAIMVEVGDKPATRRTAVARGEVRMQEATLQRILDRSLEKGDVLGVARLAGIMAAKKTAELIPLCHPLALTSVAIDFVPFPGAGRLGIEATVRVTGNTGVEMEALTAVSVAALTVYDMCKAIDRGMEIASVQLLEKHGGKSGSFIRDAAGRPV
- the radA gene encoding DNA repair protein RadA, which codes for MAQQTKTFYSCQQCGLQSPKWLGKCPDCGQWNSLVEETRVVTKGGAARALPPAGKPQLLSEVKISEEDRICCGILELDRVLGGGVVPGSLTLIGGDPGIGKSTLLLQAIDRLAANGKALYVTAEESTRQVKLRGDRLGVASPNLYLLAETSLEAVFERVRELRPSFLVIDSIQTIHTAALESAPGSVSQVRECAARLMQQAKGEGVPTFIVGHVTKDGAIAGPRMLEHLVDTVLYFEGDPGHPYRILRAVKNRFGSTNEIGVFSMVEAGLQEVANPSELFLAERPVGVAGSAVVPSLEGSRPILVELQALVSGSSLGNPRRTTMGIDHNRVSLLVAVLEKKIGLSLMAQDIFLNVAGGVRLVEPAIDLGVMAALASSHRNRPIPERTILFGEVGLAGEVRAVSRPELRVKEAARLGFDRCLLPAGNLKNLESPPGMRLCGVRSAEEALDQLFE
- the dksA gene encoding RNA polymerase-binding protein DksA, which translates into the protein MEKAKIEEFRKILQEQLEDLVREAGKTVSEMTDEKTNFPDPTDRASLESDRNFELRIRDRERKLIMKIREALERIELGEFGICENCEEEIGEARLKARPVTTLCIECKTEQERQEKIG